One segment of Bacteroides sp. DNA contains the following:
- a CDS encoding B12-binding domain-containing radical SAM protein, with protein PKFPDTFWSFTYALSFIGKKAAFPPLGLLTVASLLPEEWPKRLVDVNVDNLTDKDLLWADMAFIGGMAIQRKSAKQIIALCNASNLKVIAGGPLFTSEPDEFKEVDHLVLDEAELTLPAFLSDLENGQPKKIYRASGFCDLCDTPTPSWNLLKMKRYASMNIQFSRGCPFNCEFCNVTALFGHRSRVKTPQQVIAELDLIYNSGWRGSIFFVDDNFIGNKHYLKTHLLPALIEWRKDKKGCIFFTEASINLADDPELLEMMVKAGFDSVFIGIESPDEASLTECRKTQNKNRDLLESVKIIHRSGLQVMGGFIVGFDNDRPSIFQRQIDFIQNSGIVTAMVGMLQAPPGTRLFDRLQRESRVVNTFSGDNVDGTTNIIPKMGIDSLLDGYQSVMKQIYSPENYYRRVRTLFRELKAPEIRQPINFQRLLSIFRSAIRLGVLGKERFHYWQLILWTIIRKPGLISLAITLSIYGYHYRKICKLYIL; from the coding sequence ACCCAAAGTTTCCCGATACCTTTTGGTCTTTCACGTATGCTTTAAGTTTTATCGGAAAGAAGGCGGCCTTCCCGCCGCTTGGCCTGCTCACGGTAGCGTCCCTTTTACCGGAAGAATGGCCTAAGCGCCTTGTGGATGTAAATGTGGATAACCTTACGGATAAAGACCTTTTGTGGGCGGATATGGCCTTTATAGGGGGTATGGCGATTCAGCGGAAATCGGCCAAACAAATAATCGCCCTGTGCAATGCTTCCAACTTAAAAGTCATTGCCGGAGGGCCTCTTTTTACTTCTGAACCCGATGAATTCAAGGAGGTGGATCATCTCGTGCTCGACGAAGCGGAATTGACACTTCCCGCTTTTCTGTCGGATCTGGAAAATGGACAGCCTAAAAAGATCTACAGGGCTTCCGGTTTCTGCGATCTTTGCGACACCCCGACTCCTTCGTGGAATCTGTTAAAAATGAAGCGATATGCCTCCATGAACATTCAGTTTTCCAGGGGATGCCCTTTTAATTGCGAATTTTGCAATGTAACGGCACTATTCGGTCACCGATCCCGTGTAAAAACACCACAACAAGTTATCGCGGAGCTGGACCTTATTTATAATTCGGGCTGGCGAGGCAGTATATTTTTTGTTGACGACAATTTTATTGGAAACAAGCATTATCTTAAAACGCATTTGTTGCCCGCTCTGATCGAATGGCGAAAAGATAAAAAAGGATGTATTTTTTTCACGGAGGCCTCTATCAATCTGGCAGATGATCCTGAACTCCTGGAAATGATGGTAAAGGCGGGATTCGATTCGGTTTTTATCGGTATCGAGTCGCCTGATGAAGCCAGTCTGACGGAATGTCGTAAAACCCAGAACAAAAACCGGGACCTGCTTGAAAGCGTCAAAATTATCCACCGTTCAGGGTTGCAGGTGATGGGCGGTTTCATTGTGGGCTTTGACAATGACAGGCCTTCTATTTTTCAGCGGCAGATCGATTTCATTCAAAACAGCGGGATCGTCACCGCAATGGTTGGAATGCTCCAGGCCCCTCCGGGAACACGTCTCTTTGACCGGCTTCAACGGGAAAGTCGGGTGGTCAATACTTTTTCCGGGGATAATGTTGATGGAACAACCAATATTATTCCCAAAATGGGCATAGACAGCCTTCTGGATGGGTATCAATCGGTCATGAAACAGATTTATTCACCTGAAAACTACTACCGGCGAGTCAGAACTTTATTCAGGGAACTTAAGGCGCCTGAAATTAGACAACCAATAAATTTTCAGCGGCTCCTTTCAATCTTTCGGTCTGCTATACGGCTCGGGGTTTTGGGGAAGGAGCGGTTTCATTACTGGCAGCTGATTTTATGGACTATCATTCGCAAGCCAGGTTTGATATCACTCGCGATTACTCTGTCAATATACGGGTATCATTACCGTAAAATTTGTAAACTGTATATTCTTTAA
- a CDS encoding CreA family protein, which yields MKNRQFIMKKIGIIAGAGILLVIVIFAWWVFSRPERGTTGSVSTKFRWLGPNDKIVIDGFDDPKVQGVACHISRAQTGGVKGEFGVAEDTSDAAIACRQIGPIRIIGELKDGERVFDEHRSLVFKKLQVVRFFDRERNVLVYVAYSDRVIEGSPKNSISTVPIMGWPVP from the coding sequence TTGAAAAATAGGCAATTCATTATGAAAAAAATCGGAATTATTGCAGGTGCAGGAATACTTTTGGTCATTGTGATTTTTGCATGGTGGGTCTTCAGCCGCCCTGAACGGGGTACAACCGGGTCGGTCAGCACGAAATTTCGCTGGCTCGGGCCCAACGACAAAATCGTGATTGACGGCTTTGACGACCCCAAAGTACAGGGAGTCGCTTGTCATATTTCCCGTGCGCAGACGGGTGGGGTAAAGGGAGAATTTGGCGTTGCGGAAGACACGAGTGATGCCGCCATTGCCTGTCGTCAGATTGGTCCAATCAGGATCATCGGCGAGCTCAAGGACGGCGAACGCGTTTTTGATGAGCACCGCAGTCTTGTTTTCAAGAAGCTTCAGGTCGTAAGATTCTTCGACCGCGAGCGCAACGTACTGGTTTACGTGGCTTATAGCGACCGGGTTATCGAGGGTAGCCCAAAGAACAGCATCAGCACGGTGCCGATCATGGGGTGGCCGGTTCCATAG